From the genome of Bacteroidales bacterium:
TACCTTCGGCTTTTATAAAAAATGCTTTACTAAAAAATAATATCAGTTTTTCCGGAAAGTACATCATTTCAGCTGTAAAAGGTGTAATTCCGGATGAAAATCAGATCATTGCCGAATATTTTAATCAAAAATATAATTTGCCTGTTCAAAATATTGGTGTAATAACCGGACCCTGTCATGCCGAAGAAGTTGCATTGGAGCGATTGTCATATTTAACGGTTGCATCAGAAAATAAAAATTTGGCAAGTTTCATTGGTGAGAATTTAAAAACTCATTATACAAAAATCAAAATATCAGATGATATTTACGGAACAGAATATTCTGCAGTTCTGAAAAATATATTTGCAATAGCATCAGGTATATGCCACGGATTAGGATACGGAGATAATTTTCAAGCAGTTTTGGTATCCAATGCAATTCGTGAAATCAAGCGGTTTGTTGATGAGGTTCATCCGATAACAAGAGATATTAAAAATTCTGCTTATCTCGGCGATCTGCTTGTAACTGCTTATTCCAAGTTCAGCAGAAACAGAATATTCGGCACCATGATAGGTAAAGCTTATTCTGTCAAAACTGCTTTATTAGAAATGAATATGGTACCTGAAGGTTATT
Proteins encoded in this window:
- a CDS encoding NAD(P)-binding domain-containing protein produces the protein MNTKQIGVLGGGSWATAIIKLLSESKQIGKINWFIRNIENINHIKKHNRNKHYLSSVELDTDKLSLSNDINSVINSSDTIILAIPSAFIKNALLKNNISFSGKYIISAVKGVIPDENQIIAEYFNQKYNLPVQNIGVITGPCHAEEVALERLSYLTVASENKNLASFIGENLKTHYTKIKISDDIYGTEYSAVLKNIFAIASGICHGLGYGDNFQAVLVSNAIREIKRFVDEVHPITRDIKNSAYLGDLLVTAYSKFSRNRIFGTMIGKAYSVKTALLEMNMVPEGYYAVKSIYEINKKHKIKMPILNAVYAILYQHKSSKSEIANLTELLD